The DNA segment actcgcgatcaggtccagcgttggctgaccgacgaccaggcaggtgctgacaactcaaaccccccacaccacaagggatgtgtgtgggggggacagagagaggagagcagggattagagaatgccaggagcagctaacagttacagtcataatagaatgagatccccaccggtcaagtgtggactggtgcagcaatttaacagagcaaaaaaggggaatttgatgcaaccccacacaccaagacagtgacagcccccctcatttggaacatgaaatctgttccaggggaagagaactctaaaataagttatacttaaagaataaggatggaaacaacccgtcccccgttgcctccacctagtaacatacttacctttaacagtcgtagaattgactaaacaataacgtttttaacctaattttaaatgtcgaaacagtatcagactccttaattgagacgggtaatttgttccagagaagaggtgctctatatgagaacgccctacctccagctgtttttttcttaattttgggaaccaccagatagccggcatcttgagatctaagtgtccttgcggggcaatagggtgcaaggagaccggagaggtacagtggtgccaatccatgcagagatttgtaggttagtagtagaactttgaagtcagctctggcttggatagggagccagtgtagagagacaagagtagatgttatgtgatcaaaccttcttgttctggtcaatagtctagcagcagcattttgcacccgctgtaaattttttaggtgggtaattgggaggccagagaacaacacattgcaatagtccaatcgggacgtaacaaatgcatgtattagtttttcggcatcatcctttgagagaaattttcgtattttggcaatattacgtagatggaaaaatgcagttctggtaatttgcttaatatggtactcaaacgaaaggtctgggtccattgtgactcctaaattttttactagttggctttgagagactttgacgccgtctaggtctaaggtcagattggaaaaattatttctatatttttaaggaccgaaaatttgaacctcggttttatccgaatttagaagaaggaaatttgcagtcatccaagctctcaacctagaaacacatttttccatagcatgtggaaattctccagactttatagacatatatagctgagtatcatctgcataacagtgaaaatttaccccagagcttctaattatgtttcctaaaggcagcatatagagagaaaataacagagggtctagaactgaaccctgtggtactctacggtattttacagtggagctcctggatgagcagccatcatagtggacatattgtgatctatcggatagatacgatctaaaccactgaagtgacgtaccagaaatcccaacatagttctccatacgttccaagaggatctcatgatccaccgtgtcaaaagctgcacttaggtctagaagaaccaggacagagaaagaacccgcgtcagaggctaacagtagatcattgactaccttggctaatgcgagagtcaggtggctgagcggtgagggaatcgggctagtaatccgaaggttgccagttcgattcccggtcatgccaactgacgttgtgtccttgggcaaggcacttcaccctacttgcctcgggggaatgtccctgtacttactgtaagtcgctctggataagagcgtctgctaaatgactaaatgtaaatgtaatgtaatgcagtttcagtgctgtggtggagacgaaatccagactggagaggttcataaagctgatttgaggagaggtgctcagtgagctgttgtgccacagccttctctaaaattttggagataaatggcaaatttgaaattggcctgtagttgctaagacaacctggatccaggtttggttttttaagaaggggcttaataatagcttgtttgaaatcggaTAAGATGGGTATGAATATCTTATCAAACCATTCAGCGCTGCGTCAATGTTTTTGTCTGCAGCTTGCGGACATTGCCATTGACAGTCTGTGTCGGGGAGTGTTCGCGGGTGACTGCCGTAAGCTGAGCGTGcgttcctgtcttcctcccctgTACAACGCAGAGAAAGCCAGAGGTTCCATTGTGCTGGGAATGGTGCTGGGCTCAGGTAAGAAACTAGTACTGCAAACTAACCAATCATAGTCAAAGATTTTCGACACATGACACGCATTCAACGTTTCTTTTATAGGCTTGAACAGgcttgtgtgttgtggtgttacGTGTATAACTGTAGAAGTGCGATGGTATAACCAGTGAGGCCCCCCTACAGGCGTTGGCCCAGAAGTACTCCCCTCCGCACTCGCCCAGCGGGCCTCCAAAGAGAATTGGGCCCAGTGGTCCCTGAGAACGGGGCTCCAGATGCTACCTGAGGCCCTGCAGGACAGGCTCATCCAGGGGGGGCGGTTCACACTGCACAGACACAGCCCAGTAAAGGGGCTGCAACGTGATGCCACGGGCTGGGAGGTGAGAGTGGGGGAGTGGTAAGGGACGATTGGAATGAAAGCTAGTAATTCAGAGAGGTTTTGAAAAGTAGTTGACATTATGTTTCGTGTAGATTAAGTTGGAGGATGGGACCATCAAGGCTGATCACATCATCGCTGCTCTTCCAGCAAAAGGTTTGAGACTCACCTTTCAAACAGCAGATGTTTACTTATATCACCATATGCATAATGTAATTTGTCTCTGTGAGCAGCCCTTGCCTcagtgctgccccctgctgcacacacactggcagagcAGCTACGGGAGATTACCTCAGTGACGGTTGCCGTGGTGAACCTGGAGTACGAGGGTTGCGTCCTGCCTGTGATGGTGAGTGTGAaagggaactgtgtgtgtgtgtggggaggtctgTTTGTGTAATATACTTGTTGGTCTCGTGCCTATAGGGTTTTGGCCATCTGGTTCCATCATCAGAAGacagggggctgctgggagtGGTGTACGATTCAGTTCCTTTCCCTCAACACAACCGGTCTGGAGGAGAATCAACAAGGCTGACGGTGAGACAGAtagatacatacacaaacacactatgtGCACATAGTCAAATGTCAGTGAGATATATTCACTGGAAAGTATGGTTAGAGTAGGCCTATGTATAGTTCACTTGTTATTCTGTACTGTGTGTTAGTCTATCCTGCTACTCAGAGAACTAGAGAAGCATACCCCAAGGTAAATATTCTAGGCCATGAGTAATTTGTGCTTTCAACTCTTAAGATGAGAAAATCTGTCCAAACTGGATACAACATATCCATATTCACATAGGCCTGAAGGATACAGTAACATGTGACTTATATCTAACTAAAATCTTTAAATAATTAACATTTTCCTCAAGCATGTTTTATTTACTGACCAGATGCCCGAGGCTGTTTGCATTAAACATTACTAGACTGCACCAGCTAAAAGACAAATTGCCAAACTCAGCAACACACTAAGACCCATGTTTCCCTAGCAGGAAGTCAAGGTTAAATCTTGAAGCTAAACAGCCTGTTTTAAAGAATTGGATCACTACATACACTTCTGTTCTTTTTCAATTCACTTAGGTGATGATGGGTGGGGCCTGGTTCCAGGAAGTGTTTGGCAGTCCAGAGGATGTGACAGAGTATCATCTCCTAGATAAAGCCACTCAGGCAGTCCGCTCACACTTGGGTATAACTGCAGCACCCATCTACAGCAAGGTGGCTCTACAGAAGGTGAGAGTATCTATATGTTAGGGTCAAAAACATACAGGAGGCTCAACAAACCTTTGCCATCAACAAATCATCCCCTTGCTGTCCTCCACCCATGTATCACTGCTCATGTTATAGTTGGCAGTTTATAGTTGGTATATGCATATGCCTTTATAGAACTACATGGACTGGACCAATGACAATGTGGTTGTAAACTGTCATCTGTCTCCTCCAGGACTGTATTCCTCAGTATCATCTGGGCCACTGGAAACTAATAGGTATGATGGCCAGATCTCTAGAAGTGTAGTTGTGGTTTGACTGCTATCAATTAGAAATGTTTTTTGTGCTCTAATATAACCAAGTGAGTCTGATACGGCTTTTGGGTGTTTCTTATTGGTCTATATGTTTACAGAGAACATGAGGAGGTACCTTACAGAGCAGAACCTCCCTCTTACGCTGACTGGCTCATCCTACGATGGCGTCTCTGtcaatgatgtcatctttagTGGACGGACGGCAGCAGAGGGGCTTGTGGGTAAAGTTTAATCTCCCACAATTTGGAAGCAGGACATCATGTTGGAAAGAGAATGCTGGATGACAATGACATCCTAACATACACCTGTCTAATCCCAGGCTGTTTCGAATAGTTGCCTAATGTACCTTCCACTGCAAACTCATCAAGGATTGATTGATTGAGCTCCACAGTTATGAATATTGACCTATGTTTCATCATTGTGAATCATGTGATCTAACAGTCATTGTGCCTTCTAACATGTATCTCCACCCTATCTGGATGTATACCGAAATGTCTAATCAAGGAGGTGTAGCTCTGTTAGTAAGTCCACAGACTGATCAGAAGCTGATTTTatgtattttgatgtcatcaccATGGTGACTGAACAAAGTAtaatgcaaagttatttataaaTTTAAATAATTTATTGAACAAGGACTGTGTTGTATTTTTCTACCCTGTTGATAAGCAATAAAAGTATGGCTTGAGGacctgtgtggtggtgtggactCATTGGCTGGTGATGGGAACATTCTCAGGGAACATTCTCAGAGGTTTTCTTCAAACGATATTGCATTTTCTTTTGCCATCTGGAGGGAAGGCTCATGAAATCATTTTTAAATGTGTGGAAATTAAAAAACAATCAACTGAACATTGAACTGTTTTCCAGCATTTAATTCAGATTCCTTTTCAGGAGGTCTAATAAACTTAAAAGTAGCAGGCCTATTATCTTGAaagatgaaaaagaaaaaacacattgAACAAAAACAGATTCTCAGCTCTGTCAATGTACAGAGATGCACAGCAATCTGACAGAACTAGTCCAGAAGTATTTACATTTTGTAGCCTAGGCAGGTTTTCTGTAACATGACTCGccagatgttttttttattacacaCATCTTCTTTCTTTCCCATCTCCATCCTGCTTCCAACCTCCTCAAAAATAGATAAATCGTTAACACAGAACCTCCTCGTCCCTAAAGACAGATTCTTTCTTTAATGTCTTGTCATTCTCATTTTCCcaacaccctcaccccccacatcCCCTACCCAACACCCAGCCCCTTAAACGATTCCCACTCGTTGCTAATGGCCCCTAATCatatattttctctctcttcctccactctttATTTCATATCTATCGTTCAGAGGCCGCGAGCGACTGACAAACAGATTAACAGAAGATAAGGACTACTTGATGTTTCCATGGATGTTCATAAGAACAGGACATGATGGACCTTTTCAATTAGGTCCTGCACATCACCCATTCACCCTAcacgtctctctatctctatcacaTCACCTCTCTTCttgcttctcacacacacacacacacacacacacacactacccacagCAGATGAGCTAGCTGGTGGTACGAAGCCATTTCCTATCCATCTCTGCAGTCTACTAAAATATGAGCTGATGTATTGCAATCTGTTTGGTCTAGGTAATTGGAGTGAGACAGGTAATTGTGACTCCTGGGCGtggaccccctctctctccaagccaccctccctcattccccctAACACTCGCTGATGGGAGATAAGGCGGATGTTTGTGTTGCTGATTTTTCTGTGCCACTGCCACTGCCGACCAAAAGCAGACTGTTTATACCCtagtacacacgtacacacacagtcaggtggAGGGGATTTTTTCCCCTCAAATTTCATTTCACACAGGATTCTCTCTCTGGATACTGTAGCATTCCCCGCATGACACTTTACCAACCAGCAGGGAACATAGGAACATCATACAGCCTCTTCTAATTTTGATCAGATAAGATTGTTTTTACACAGTTGAAGTATTGCTGTTGAACTCTGTCCCTAACATCCCTTATCCACTGCTGACAGTTCCCATATCAGGCAGGGAGCAGCTGATTGAAGTCATTGTGGATATTTCTGAAAGGGCTCAGAGGAGTTGAGCTTGgctatgtttgtgtgcgtaacATGTAGATGTccaaatatacagtatgtgtagaCTCTGGTATACCCAAATCTCTGAAATGAAATAGGGATTACAAACAAATATGAAATATATGATTTGTGAATTATAGCAATTTCAAAGcaagtgtgtgaatatgtgttcaGGTATGTGCATTTACGTGAGTCAAACATGCATGTCATGGGCTCTAGGGCATACTGTGTGGAGGTTCATTCagaatgcgtgtgtgttgtcagtgttTCTAAGCGCTTGCGGGTGTCACTGGAGGAAAGGAGTGAgatggggagaagaggggactGATTTCTTTGCCCCTATTGACAAATCATGAATAGTGTGTGGCAGTGTTGTGCAGTAAACATACATGTGTGTTGGGCTGTAATCAGCTCTCTGCGTGTGACAGTATTCTTCTTAGCATAACTCCCTCCTTTGTTGTCACTCAGTGATTGCGGGTTGAAAAGCCATGAAGTTATGAATATAAATGGCAGTTTCTTGTTTTTATATAATGACCTCATCTCCATCACTTCAGTTATTCTGGCTCAATATACCTGTCTTTTTTTTCCATCTGAGCTCCGAAAGGAGTGGGTCAGCGATTGCATTGGGGGCAATCAGGAGAAGGTTAGGGATTGGAGAGGTATAGAACGGAATTACGGTGAGAAATGGAGGATGAGGAGTCACTTTCAATGGGGAGGATTTACGATGCAAAGATTTACAGTGTATAAAAAACAATCTGCGAAATCAGTTGACTGTTTCTTGTACTTGTTTTCAGATAACATGTTATTGTCACTGTACTCATGGCCAGGCAGTTTTATTACTCACTAGTTTATTTATGCTGACATGACGAAGGTACCTTAATTTATCCACTTGTTGAGTGCTGCCAACTCATTAAAGCCCCATGACCTCTCCGACTTTACATCTACTGAGATCCCTGTGGttattctctctgtttctttgttttcaGAAGATGAGCATGACATTTTGGGAATGGAGAGCAAACAGATGCCGAGTTATGTTTAGGTTTGAATGaaggacagagagcgagaggacaCAAGGTGGGGGAGGTGACAAACTGCAAGAGGAAGAGTGCAGTAACTGAGTGGAATATAACAGCCCTCTACTGTTCCACCGTCATTCTGAAACCACTGATGCTGAAACACAACAAACAGACTGAATAGGGAGGCATACCTGgccttgggagagagagagaaatggagggtaCCAGGCTTGAGGTGCTTGTTGTATTCCTATCATGTCGAATTAGAAGCGGGAAGGtaaaggggatgagagagaaaatgtTAAGGTTGTATGGGTTGTCATGGAAGCAGCAGTTTCTGTGGTTTGCATCTCAGCAGATTGTCTCTGGTAGGTTGGTCGTCTGTCAGTTGTATTTATTTCATGGCTTTCTGTCATACTTCATTTATCTCGGTTTACATTTCCttttctctcgctcactctctctcctccctctcctcctcctctaatcTCTCCTGTGCATTGCCCCATcctgcccttcctctcctcttttcatctctctcttcaattCTCTATTtattcctctgtcctcctctcctttccctacGGTTGGTCTGTCTGGATATCCTTTCAATGCTGCAATTCCTCTGTACTTTAATATGTGCGTACACAaccaccccctcatccctctaccccccccttcccacacacacacacacacacacacacacacacacacacacacacacacatacatacgctgACAAACTGTATTCCTGTTCATTAACCCGGACTGAAGAAAAGGTTTCTAATGATCTCATGAATACCTTTCACACAACCTTTAAATATATCAACCACTTAGATTGGAagtacaggggaggagggataggTGGAAAAAGGTCATGAAGGATGGGTAAAAAGAAAAATgacaagaaggaggaggggtaggaggggtgtgtggagacaTGAAGAATTCTGTCCACGGGGACAGTGGAAGACTAGAGGAAAATTGTCTTTTTGCAGAGACTCATAGCTATATGATgtcaaagactgtgtgtgtgtgtgtgtgtgtgtgtgtgtgtgtgtgtgtgtgtgtgtgtgtgtgtgtgtgtgtgtgtgaatctcaGGTCATCATCCAATAAAATGTGTTCTTCATTAAGACGCTAAAATTAAATTAAtccctcactttctctgtcACCTCCTTACCAGCTTCTCATCTTACTTCACTTTCCTCACAATGTTACCCTCTATTAGTCTTCTCTTGTACCCGCTTTCCTCCTCGTATATCTTCTACTCGTCTTTTTAGCTTATCAGTCACCAATTTTTCCTGAGGGCTCAGTGTGTTATAGACTAATTGACCACATTTACACATTCTCCACTCACATGCCGAGCGGTGGTTATTATCTGAAGCACAGTGACATAGAACAATACCTCAGTAATATCTGCCTCTCTGGCTCAGTGGAGAAAGGTAGTTGGAGTAATGGTTCTTATGTATTTACGTATTGTTGACGTCAAATGAAAAGCCTCTCAAAGGactgttgtgcgtgtgtgttttagtaTTTCTAACTCGTCTCTTTAATGATGAGTATTGAAACACTGAAAAGTGAAAGACTGAAACCTGAACACAGATGTTGGGAAAGGAGCAATAATGTAACAGAACCTTAATGTTCTGTTGCTGGGAAAAATAGACATTGTCAGAGCTCTTAGAGGAAGGCCTGTACTGTGTAAATGTGAAGAAGTCGCAGCCCAGTGAAAGTCCTGCTGTGGGAGTCTCTGTTAAGGGACACTATTTGTTGTAAAATCGCTATTTACTATTTACTCAGATGCTCCCCTTTAGGGGGTAAAAACGCTGATGgttgagaaggaggagagagtttGTTTGTGTACCTGTCTGAGAGtcactggagcagagagagctaGGGAGgggaataaaaaaaagaaaacgaccTTGGTCAGTCAGTGGAAAAGAGGGACTCCGTTTCGATGGTTTGTCTAAAGAATATCTTGAAGTGTCCTTTAATATCGGGTTTTCATACACTTATTACTGTGAGACTGTTTTCTTCTGCCCGTTAGGGAATGTTCCTCAGGGTACAGACATCATCCTCTTTTTTGTCACCTGATTCCCTTGATGCTCATTAACTCCCAGTCAAATCATCCCatgtctctgtttgtctgtttggcaCCCTCCTCCCCTTACCCCCCAACCCCTTTTCATTATCTGTATTAATACCATCCCACCTTCTTTCTCTacctcatccctcctttctGTTTATACCATGCTGTCCTCTATATGaatacctccatccctcactaTGCACGCCCCTCTTTTGTATCCATTCCTTCAGTTAGGTTTAGAAGCTACAGAGGAACCCCcagtacacatacagtacatacacacacacacacactcatacacacacacagctagtcgCCCTGGGGAATAGTGAGATGAGAATAGAGATAATGACCACATAGACATTCCCTAGGAGGATTATGGTCTCTTACCTTCGagacaacccccctccccccccttcccccctctcccccccaccaccctaccaccccaccaccactacctACCTGAGGTGGTGTATAGACCCAGCCTTAATCAGTGGAGTCCTTCAATGTAATCTCATCCCTCAAGGCTTACTGGAGTTCAGTATCTTTAACAGCAAATGCGAGCATTTTGCTGCATAGTTTCACCCAACATCTTCACATCTCTGATTGTCTTTtgttattcttcacaaattggaGTGATTATTTAGATTTCCAAAGATTTATTCCTCCATCTAAAGAAAATAATACGCTTAAAGAATAGGGGTCATCAATCATCCAACGGATATAAATTGACTGAAAGACCCGGGCAAAACAATTATCACGCGCAGTTTGAACCAGGATAATTACTCTCAGAGAAGATCTGGAGAAGTAAATCGGAAGGGTGTCAGAGGGTGGGGCTGAGATGCTGCTGGGTACAATAACTTGAGATATTGGCACGAGTGACTTTTCTGTGAATTAGAAAGATGTTTGTCCATGGGCAGCATCATTGTCCTGCATGGAGCACATCAGGGAAAATATCTGCATTATTTAGGAACCTGAAATGAAAAACACGATTAGGCCTAGCCTATGAGAAAGAAGAGAATTTGGTAGAAGTAGTAGCCTacatggggtggggagggggaggggatatACGCGCTGGCAGCACATGAATACCGGTACCCGCCCAGACTATGAACCAGacgctcctctcatctctctatcgCGCACTGGCATGTGAGATCTCAGCTGCTGGACTCTGTGACAAAGTAGGCTTGGCATGGTGGTCGATCCGGCCGCCTCGGCTGAGATGGTGAACGTTTGTGGGACTCTCCAGACCAGTTCATAAACAGGTAGGTAACCAAAAATATTGCTATGAAACAATAGACGGACCAAGTCATCTACCGACAACAAATCGTGGTGTCAATTAAACAAGTCGTAGCCTACTtttcaaatatattttatatgactGATTGATCATTACTGTGTGAACTAATTTATGCGTTTCCTTTTCCACGTTTTATCCAGGGACAAGCGGACACTGGCGCGCAGGGAGGTATTGGACAGGTGCTTGTCATTCCTCACGTGCCAATTTAAGCACCTATACAGGCGGTGAGAAACGTATTAATTTATATTATTAAGAGAATACTACATGAACACCTATCATGTAACATTAAGATGTAAAAATTGAATCAATCAATCACCTGAATTTAGATGTCAATAGATTTAACTTTGACAGAGGCTGAAGGGGATTATGTTGACCTTTTTATGTTAATCTTGCTGGTTCATTTCTGTTTTTAAACAATCTTTCTGTATGATAATAATATTTTAGTATAGGCCTACTGATGTTTATGCTATGTAGTAGCCGACAGACGATAGGCTAATGCTTTTATAGATCCACTGCTGCCTCGTACTTCATCATCAAAAGTATTTTGTTTAACATGGCTATAGGCTACGGTGTACTGGATACATTATTCATCATGAGAAATCGTTGGTGTATTTTTGTAGTCTTTTTTTCCACCCCTTTCACCCCATTTCCACTTATTCTCACAATACAAGACTCACTCTcggacacaaataaacacactcaGCTCCTCTGGTTAGAAGCTTTTCATTTGCATCCATTAATGAAGCACGTTGCGGTGTACTTCATGCAACCACAAAAAAGTAGTCGCGTTAAAATATTAATACATTTCTTGATTATTATTTCCAGTTCATGCCAGAAGATTTGATGCAAGAACATGACGGCGCTCCCCGCACGTGCACACATGATCACTAGGCTACTTCACTATTCATTCCAATCTGGTGATTACATCCTCTTAAATCTTTCATAATTACATCAACTAGAGCAGAGAGGTCGCAGAAGCACTCTTTGTCATCTGCAAACGCCAGTGCAAAATACATCTCTTTTTTTACCGACACTGCCGCGGGCGTGTGTGTTCAAGACGTCTTATCCATGTCAATGATCCTTAAAATGAGATTTCATCCGTATCTCTTGACTCAGCGACTGTTTATTTCGTTCAACTTCAAAAGGACATGACCATGACATTTTGAAAGGAAAAGAGCATCTGGCAATGAAGCAAAAGCACAGTGTAAACTGCAAAGAATTGGAAAGTGGACATCATGAGATGGTTGAAGATGGTCATGAAATCATGAAAGTCATGAAAATCTAAATGATGTCCTCCGATTTAGGTTTCACACATTCATGTCAGAGCCAGGGTGATTGAGTGCTCTTATGATTAGGCATGTATAAAGTTGTAAAGTACATGGGCACAACAAAGCATAATATTTCTCATGGAACCCTAGAAGAATAACTAGGCCCAGCCCACGATCTCCATCTGTGTGTTAACTGGAACGTGAAGATTAAAATTTAATAAACTCAAAATCCATTAATGATGTTATGAGTCACTGCGTCTATATTTGAAGACTCCAAGGTATACATTGACATGGAACATTGCTTACGGAGTTCCCTGAAAGtgtgaaaacaaaaaaacatacagTGTATTAGCAGCCTTTACTTTGCTGGGTCCGTCTGCAAATCTGTCTGTCAgtttgtctgtctatctgtccctgt comes from the Osmerus eperlanus chromosome 7, fOsmEpe2.1, whole genome shotgun sequence genome and includes:
- the ppox gene encoding protoporphyrinogen oxidase → MQKTVAVLGGGIGGLSACYSLCKNPLVSKIVLVEGDGRVGGWLNSTRREDGAVFEHGPRGIRPAGAVGRNTLNMVEELGLESEVLPITYDHIASKNRYLYVRGRLHKMPSGLGGVMRTVPPFSRPLVQSILKEILVSRGQEDDESVHSFVSRRLGSELADIAIDSLCRGVFAGDCRKLSVRSCLPPLYNAEKARGSIVLGMVLGSGVGPEVLPSALAQRASKENWAQWSLRTGLQMLPEALQDRLIQGGRFTLHRHSPVKGLQRDATGWEIKLEDGTIKADHIIAALPAKALASVLPPAAHTLAEQLREITSVTVAVVNLEYEGCVLPVMGFGHLVPSSEDRGLLGVVYDSVPFPQHNRSGGESTRLTVMMGGAWFQEVFGSPEDVTEYHLLDKATQAVRSHLGITAAPIYSKVALQKDCIPQYHLGHWKLIENMRRYLTEQNLPLTLTGSSYDGVSVNDVIFSGRTAAEGLVEAASD